One genomic region from Candidatus Hydrogenedens sp. encodes:
- the murD gene encoding UDP-N-acetylmuramoyl-L-alanine--D-glutamate ligase — protein sequence MNKTKEKIMTSRRFLVLGAGKSGLAVAKLLKQQNKIVIVNDQKEIKELPDTVRQLEQLEIPFIFGEHPLSLLSSTDVVIVSPGISPNINIIKTAMVKGYPIIGELEYASYFINKPIIAITGTNGKTTVTTWIYYTLRELGINTALGGNNDTPLSDIVLLAKSYDWIVAEVSSYQLEYCYDFHPQIAGVLNVTPDHISRHSTLKEYADVKSKIFKNQQREDIAIINEDDDWVRQMKIPTDVSQYRFSLEMKVPTGAWIENENIHFNETYLGHIQQIPLKGKHNLANALAVLCALCPIIESPEKVFKAMCSFKGVPHRIEFIAQKDGVEFYNDSKSTNVESLKVALESFNQPIILIAGGQGKGASYQPLRPLIQEKVCFLITLGEDAHNIEEAFSDLVKTTRVNSMEEAVQTAWENAFPNAVVLLSPACASFDMYPNYEFRGEHFRKCVQQLLRKE from the coding sequence ATGAACAAAACAAAAGAAAAAATAATGACCTCGCGTAGATTCCTGGTTCTCGGGGCAGGAAAATCAGGTCTTGCAGTAGCGAAACTTTTAAAACAGCAAAACAAGATAGTCATTGTTAACGACCAAAAAGAAATAAAAGAACTGCCTGATACTGTCAGACAACTTGAACAACTGGAGATTCCATTTATATTTGGAGAACACCCCTTAAGTCTTTTATCTTCTACAGATGTTGTTATCGTAAGCCCTGGAATTTCACCCAATATAAATATAATAAAAACAGCGATGGTGAAAGGCTATCCCATTATCGGTGAACTTGAATATGCTTCTTATTTTATTAACAAACCAATAATTGCTATCACAGGAACAAATGGTAAAACCACAGTAACTACTTGGATTTATTACACATTAAGAGAATTAGGAATAAACACCGCCTTAGGGGGAAACAACGATACTCCGCTTTCAGATATCGTTCTATTAGCCAAGTCCTATGATTGGATTGTTGCAGAGGTTAGCAGTTATCAACTTGAATATTGCTATGATTTCCATCCCCAAATAGCAGGTGTATTAAATGTAACTCCTGACCACATTTCACGCCATTCGACGCTCAAAGAATACGCTGATGTAAAATCAAAGATATTTAAAAATCAACAAAGAGAGGATATCGCAATAATCAATGAGGATGATGATTGGGTTCGACAGATGAAAATACCCACAGATGTTAGTCAATACAGATTCTCATTAGAAATGAAAGTTCCCACTGGTGCATGGATTGAAAATGAAAATATTCATTTTAATGAAACATATCTCGGACATATACAACAAATCCCCTTAAAAGGGAAACATAACCTTGCAAATGCCTTAGCGGTTCTGTGTGCATTATGTCCCATAATAGAATCACCAGAAAAGGTATTTAAAGCAATGTGTTCCTTCAAAGGAGTACCCCATAGAATCGAATTTATTGCCCAAAAAGATGGTGTAGAGTTTTATAACGACTCAAAGTCTACAAATGTAGAAAGTTTAAAAGTGGCTTTAGAAAGTTTTAACCAGCCAATCATTCTTATCGCAGGTGGTCAGGGAAAGGGTGCAAGCTATCAACCATTACGTCCACTAATTCAGGAAAAGGTTTGTTTTCTAATTACATTAGGAGAAGACGCCCATAATATAGAAGAAGCATTTTCAGATTTGGTAAAAACAACCCGTGTTAATTCGATGGAGGAAGCAGTTCAAACAGCATGGGAGAACGCATTCCCTAATGCAGTAGTTTTGTTATCACCAGCTTGTGCCAGTTTTGATATGTATCCAAATTATGAATTTCGTGGAGAACATTTCCGAAAATGTGTTCAGCAACTCTTAAGAAAGGAGTGA